The nucleotide window TGCATTTCTCTGTGTTTGAGCTCTTCATTTGGGTTACTCTTTTTATATTCGTTTCTTAGGATTTTAAGTGTTGTTAACTGATTATATGAACAGATTTCGATTGTGAATTGGCTTACTTTGATTAACTGATTTCTTTTGTGAATTGATTTCGTTTATCATGGGCTGGTTTATTGATTGTGAATTGGCTTACTTTGATTAACAGATTTCTTGTGTTTGTCTCTGCTTCAATCAATTTCAGTCTTTAACtagaatcaatttttttttgtgttttctagaTATGGAGTTAGAGCTACCTAAGCGAGTGTATGCAGAGGGTTTAGAACCTCAGGTGAAGAAGATCAATAACTGCTGCCGCATGGAACTTATCAGAGATCTGAAGAAAGCTATGCCTGCGGAGTACGATGATGTCAAGATAGATCCTGTTTTCAAACATATCATGGCGATTGCGGAAAATAACCTCAAGTTTTCGGGGAAATTGGTGGATAGCTTCTTGTGTAAGCAGCTGATTACCTCGAAGATGCATGAGAGGTGGTTTGTATTTGCGAGGAAGCCTCTCCGGTTTTCCCTTCAGGAGTACCACGCTGTGACAGGCCTCAAGATCTCGCGGGAAAGTAGCTGTGACGTAGTTAAATGGAAAAGTGATGGCGGATTTTGGAGTGAACTACTAAGGACAGGTGGTAAGATCACCTTGCAGTCGATCAAAAAGGTGCATCTACAAGAAGTTCACAGCTGGTCTCGGCGTGATAGGATGAGGTTGATCTACTTGTGTGTGATAATGGGTGTTGTGATGGGGAGAGATGAGAAGGTGAACATCCCTCATATGTACATCAAGCTGGTGATGGATCTTGAGAAGCTTCGGAACTTCCATTGGGGTCTTCACTCCTATGACTTCTTACTGAGTTCCATTGAGAAGGTTATGAAGAAGTTGGGTAAGAAGAACAGCTACATTTTCGAGGGGTTCTCCTATGCGTTCCAGATTTGGATTATGGAAGCAATTCCGGATTTTGGAGAAATATGTGGCAGCAAAGTCTCGGACAGTTTCAGCGGTCCAAGGTGTGGAAATTGGAAAGGAGTTGCAAAAGTTTCTTATGAAGACATCATTCAACTTGAGGAATCGTTTACTGAGAAGGTATGCATATTTATTGTATTCTTTTATATGGCTGTTGCATATTTTTTAAAGCTTATAATGGTATAATTGTTTTGTAGGGAGACTTGTTCTCGGTAATTTCAGTGAGTGGCAATGGTGATGTGTTGAGGCATGCTGATTATACAAGGAAGGATGAGATGGAAGATGAACGTGTGGACCTTCTTCTCGATAGGATTAAAAAGAACTTTGATTGGAGCAACACAGAATGGCCAGTTATAGAGGCTGAAGAGACTGAGATGGAGGAAGCCGATACAGAGTCAGAAGCTGATAAGAGTGTGGATGCTACTGATATTGCAGCAGATGTGGAGACATCTTCGGTCCATGTTGCTGGAAGAGGCAAGAGAAAGATTCAGGATGAAGGAGCCGAGACAAGAAAGAAGAAGTTGCTGTGTAAGCGAACAgcagaaaaaaaacagagtattGATGAAGAAACTAAGAGTTTCATTGAGGGTTTGGTCCACTCATCTGTCAATTCCTTGGGAGAAATACTCAGAGAGCAGATGGCGAGTATGGAGAGCATGTTCAAAGAGAGGATCGGCAACATGGAGATCGAGGTTTCACAACTCAAAGAAGCAAGGAGTTTGAGTGCCGAAGGAAGCGTTCCTAAGAGCAAAACCGATGAAGCTGCGCCTAAGACCAAAACCGTCCAAACTCCAGCAAAGAAAAAGGTCAATCAAGCTCAAGCTCAAGCTCCAGCAAAGAAAAAGGTACTTCCTAAAAGAAAGTGTAGAACTTGATGTTCTTGTATCTAGGATGCCGCGTTAGGGTGCTGGAGCTAGTCTTTTGGAGTTAGGTTGTTTTTGGAACTAAACATTTTCACAGTGTAATAGTATGTAAAACTTTCGGATATTGTAATAGGTTTATAAATGTGTAATATGCTTGAATGTTTGT belongs to Brassica rapa cultivar Chiifu-401-42 chromosome A07, CAAS_Brap_v3.01, whole genome shotgun sequence and includes:
- the LOC108870474 gene encoding uncharacterized protein LOC108870474 isoform X1, with the protein product MELELPKRVYAEGLEPQVKKINNCCRMELIRDLKKAMPAEYDDVKIDPVFKHIMAIAENNLKFSGKLVDSFLCKQLITSKMHERWFVFARKPLRFSLQEYHAVTGLKISRESSCDVVKWKSDGGFWSELLRTGGKITLQSIKKVHLQEVHSWSRRDRMRLIYLCVIMGVVMGRDEKVNIPHMYIKLVMDLEKLRNFHWGLHSYDFLLSSIEKVMKKLGKKNSYIFEGFSYAFQIWIMEAIPDFGEICGSKVSDSFSGPRCGNWKGVAKVSYEDIIQLEESFTEKGDLFSVISVSGNGDVLRHADYTRKDEMEDERVDLLLDRIKKNFDWSNTEWPVIEAEETEMEEADTESEADKSVDATDIAADVETSSVHVAGRGKRKIQDEGAETRKKKLLCKRTAEKKQSIDEETKSFIEGLVHSSVNSLGEILREQMASMESMFKERIGNMEIEVSQLKEARSLSAEGSVPKSKTDEAAPKTKTVQTPAKKKVNQAQAQAPAKKKDWLKNGIETNEFDFGLSTQELRELSQDTFVDGFDLSQVKVENSKPFNMSPPKLNDEEIDRAGEASADAALVYLRKEDWEKVSTWLIKSKPLRIGPSLLDAEIGTRLMDRTEWLHNSEIDAMMYVYRERTSLKRWKLHRVAFMSVVFSNMIKKEYESFKAGIRKYKLHHLLLQYGKGVLPPHGQTQEIWNVDVDRLYVPVHVSGNHWIALCISFVTRSIDVLDCSGRKRYKELDAFANLVPRIVKAVQPPRYQKDFTFAAYTVHYVPMGKLNKSACDCGVYTIKFIECHSLGLKLSMVNDGNIKEARHRILWDLWEAANDPELVDRMSNYEPPECLTSTVEEIL
- the LOC108870474 gene encoding uncharacterized protein LOC108870474 isoform X2 yields the protein MELELPKRVYAEGLEPQVKKINNCCRMELIRDLKKAMPAEYDDVKIDPVFKHIMAIAENNLKFSGKLVDSFLCKQLITSKMHERWFVFARKPLRFSLQEYHAVTGLKISRESSCDVVKWKSDGGFWSELLRTGGKITLQSIKKVHLQEVHSWSRRDRMRLIYLCVIMGVVMGRDEKVNIPHMYIKLVMDLEKLRNFHWGLHSYDFLLSSIEKVMKKLGKKNSYIFEGFSYAFQIWIMEAIPDFGEICGSKVSDSFSGPRCGNWKGVAKVSYEDIIQLEESFTEKGDLFSVISVSGNGDVLRHADYTRKDEMEDERVDLLLDRIKKNFDWSNTEWPVIEAEETEMEEADTESEADKSVDATDIAADVETSSVHVAGRGKRKIQDEGAETRKKKLLCKRTAEKKQSIDEETKSFIEGLVHSSVNSLGEILREQMASMESMFKERIGNMEIEVSQLKEARSLSAEGSVPKSKTDEAAPKTKTVQTPAKKKVNQAQAQAPAKKKDWLKNGIETNEFDFGLSTQELRELSQDTFVDGFDLSQVKVENSKPFNMSPPKLNDEEIDRAGEASADAALVYLRKEDWEKVSTWLIKSKPLRIGPSLLDAEIGTRLMDRTEWLHNSEIDAMMYVYRERTSLKRWKLHRVAFMSVVFSNMIKKEYESFKAGIRKYKLHHLLLQYGKGVLPPHGQTQEIWNVDVDRLYVPVHKDFTFAAYTVHYVPMGKLNKSACDCGVYTIKFIECHSLGLKLSMVNDGNIKEARHRILWDLWEAANDPELVDRMSNYEPPECLTSTVEEIL